A part of Aspergillus oryzae RIB40 DNA, chromosome 7 genomic DNA contains:
- a CDS encoding putative 2-deoxy-D-gluconate 3-dehydrogenase (dehydrogenases with different specificities (related to short-chain alcohol dehydrogenases)), whose protein sequence is MSASLFSLSGKTAIVTGGTRGIGQAMAFALAEAGADIVLIQRDESNTSTRDEIISRIGRKAWIHVAELSSRDAIKGVIPALTSQGLKPEILLNCAGIQRRHPSEQFPDEDWDEVIQVNLTSVFTLCREFGAYLLARDASEFPTGRRGSIINVASLLSFQGGITVPAYAASKGGISQLTKALSNEWVSKGINVNAIAPGYIATDMNTALINDSNRNAGIMARIPAGRWGSPDDFKGVIVFLASQASSYVSGEVICVDGGWMGR, encoded by the exons ATGTCGGCTTCACTCTTTTCGCTAAGCGGAAAGACCGCTATTGTTACAGGAGGAACGAGAGGAATTGGACAGGCTATGGCTTTCGCGCTTGCAGAGGCTGGCGCTGATATCGTGCTGATTCAG AGAGACGAATCCAACACTTCCACCCGTGATGAGATCATCAGCCGCATTGGCCGGAAAGCCTGGATCCACGTAGCGGAGTTATCCAGTCGGGATGCAATTAAAGGGGTCATTCCGGCGTTAACTAGCCAAGGCCTGAAACCGGAGATTCTGTTAAACTGCGCCGGAATCCAAAGAAGGCACCCGAGCGAGCAATTCCCAGATGAGGACTGGGATGAG GTGATCCAAGTGAATCTGACATCGGTTTTTACACTATGCCGTGAATTCGGCGCCTACCTGTTGGCGCGAGATGCATCCGAGTTTCCGACTGGTCGTCGCGGATCTATTATCAATGTTGCTTCTCTCCTGTCGTTCCAGGGTGGCATCACTGTCCCTGCCTACGCAGCTTCCAAGGGAGGTATTTCCCAATTGACCAAGGCACTCTCGAATGAGTGGGTCTCCAAGGGCATTAACGTGAACGCTATCGCGCCCGGATACATTGCAACGGATATGAACACGGCTCTGATCAATGATTCGAATCGTAACGCAGGTATAATGGCCAGGATTCCGGCTGGGAGATGGGGCAGCCCCGACGACTTTAAGGGGGTGATCGTGTTCTTGGCTAGCCAGGCAAGCAGCTATGTCTCTGGAGAAGTTATCTGCGTGGACGGAGGTTGGATGGGACGGTAA